cctgtggcgggtgttgtgggtagctggcgtgtgtcagccgactctgcgccctagctaccccggtgctggcccGTTGTTAGGAGATAATGATGATCAATGATTGTTACTCCTTGTTGTTTAGTTGTTGgaggtgtttttgtgtgtatgtgattctattcttttggttttgctgttcaATGATTAAGTTCTTATGTTTTCCTGGGTGTAGTTATCCTCgagttgaagttttctttcttgtaaCCTTTGAATGTTTCTATTACTAAATAgatattgcttaaaattgtttttgccatggaatatggttacttttctatctatggtgattgaacatTTTCCTGGGTTGATATTGTGGTCTCTTAAGTTCGGCAAAACTCATTTCCAtgcccttctagcttttagagccTCTGAtgtgaagtcaggtgtaattctaacaggtctaccctatatgttacttgtccttttctccccttcatcttttaaatttttttctttgttatgtacatttaatgttttattatatggTGGCAGGATTTTCTTTCTCATCAAATCTATTTTGGTTCTTGTAGTTTTATagtcatatctttctttaggttagggatgttttgttctatgattttgttgagtatattttctgtgcctttgagctggcattattctccctttatttctactattcttaggttttgtcttttcatagtgtcccaaattttctgAGTGTATTGTATTAGAatctattcatttacattttctttgaacgATACAGCAATTTTTCTATTGTATCTCTGATGGctgagcttctctcttctttctcttgtagtctgttgatgatgcttgtggcTTGTAATTCTCTtctctaggttttctttctccagagttggctccttattttgttttctttatttcttctatttccattttctggtcctgaacagttttatttatttccttcacctgtttgtgtgcattttcctgtatactttcatattatttgtttcctttttaaaggtctgtttgatcatattttcctgtattttaaaaagatatttacttatttcctcATTAAAGGCCTCTGTATTCTTCATAAGATGATTCTTCAttttcttgctcttcaggtgtgtcaggGTACCCAATGCTTGCTAGAATAGGATAGCTGGTTACTGATGGTGTCATATTGCACTGGCTTTTCCTTATCATATTTTAGCTCATTTCTTTAGCCATCTTGTTGTCTCTGGTATTAGCTGTCCTGGTCATACATGGTCATAGTAGACCTCTGGGACTGATTGTCCCAGTTGGTAACCGGTCTCCCAGGAGGCATGAAGAGCTTTGGACCAGAGCTTGAAGTTCAGGTTCTCAATTGTGTGTAGAGGTATGGATAGGAAGATATGGCACAGAAAGAATGGAGAGAACTGGGCAGACCTCACAGTTTCTGGGAGTAATGTAGTTCAGCAGGTAGGAAATTGAAGAGTGAGTTGTTCTTGGTTGTTCTGGATGTCAGTAGGCATCCtggtgccaaggaccagccttggcttagagaggggttctgaggaagTGGTATTTTGGTGCAACAAAAAGAATGGCTTGAAGTCAGTTGTGGGGTACAAGTTGATAGCCTTCTGTTCTGCTAAGACAGCTTTCTGAAGATGACCAGAGAGATAACCTCTAATAGACAATagctcattcttttattttcatattaattcAATCATCTACTCCACATACTCTTTTGATTATCTCACAAATTAGCACTTTTGAACTTAGCCCCTTAACTTCTAAGAAAAGATAGCAAGCACATTTAACATggcaaacaaactcagaaatctgcttgctttgTAACAATATACAATAAGCTATCGGGGTAGGATACAGCACTGAGATCACTCCTCCCACATGCTGGGTCTGAATTTCCTCTGTtgcaggatgtccttgaactcaggatcctgcCTGCTTttgtatctgcctgcctttgcatctttctgacaagctcaTTCATTGTGCACCTGCTTCTGTACTTTTTGGTACTTGAAGCCCCTCTTGTAACTCATattacatccttatattttgaatagttgagaatcctgtttatatatttttaaattcatgtatttAGTGTTCTTTTCTATATCATTTAGGGCTGCCATGAAGGGCACAACATTTATACTTTTTGCTAAGACATAAAAATACCCTCCCATCCTAAGAGTTATTAACCTTGACAGAAGGACATTCCACAATAAGTTGGTCAAGAATCATATTTCCTGATAATTGTCAACACTTGTGGAGTCCCATGTCCTACTGGCATTATCCCAGAGTTGTGATCATGTCCCACCATCACCCTCATGACCATGCAGGACTCAGCATTCTGGACGGCAGGCTGGACTATGGGCCAGGGAGAGGAGTGTAGACCAGAGATTGCAGACAGAGGTGTGGAACTGGAGATGGAACATAGAAaggcccttcttttcttccttccttccttccttccttccttccttccttccttccttccttccccctctctcttctttcttttttgtgcatGTTTTCTTGAAATTCTACCTGCTAATTTCAGCCCTCTCcaaagttttctaatttttattaatgccttgtttgaattttattaacatttttgtattgattcttttctTCACTAATGtgatcattttcatttcttcaaaaacccagttatgatatgtgaattattttttgttttaatttctgatATAGGATATTGGGCTGCTTCCAATTATCCACAACCACTAATTATGAGTGTCTCATGCTTTAGGAggggtatgatttttttttaggcaATTATAGTTTGAAATTCTGGAGACTCTTGATAAGGTATAAATGTGAGATCCCCAAGAGGGCCTGTGGTGGCTCCTGCTTTGTGTGCTGCTGCCAATACCTCTTGCTCCTCTACCTGCTCCTTATTTTGCTATTGATGAATTGCTGTTTGGCTCTCTTGTTTgattgctggttggagatatcctAATGATGAAGACTGGACTTGCGAAAAGCAATCAAATGACTctattcagcaggaagcagtcttAAGAAGTCTAGACTCATTTCCCTCTCCAAATTTTCTTTACTACTGGGTTTTAGTTGGTTGGAAGGGATTGGGTGAAAAAAAGTGTTGGAGGGGTGGTAGATAATGCAATCCAATAAAGTACCCCAAATACCGCCTAGAGATAAGGGGAAACACAGATTAACAGCCAGAGATCAGTGTTATAGAATACACAGAATTGATAAAACTAAGtttagaaaatatactttttttccttttctgtgtgtgggcatgttcaagcacagattgaggaaggcagagtacaattGTAGGAGTTTGTTCTTTCCACTGTGTAGGACCTGGGATAATCATTTCTAAGTTGTGagtgctttagctgctgagctgtcttgctgattGTTATTATGGCCAATGTTAAGATCAAGACTTGGTGCTATGGGCTTGTCAGTTTTAGTATCAGTAGAGGTCTCTGAAAAGGTACATGAAAAGTCTCAGTATTAATTTTTTAACTCAGTGTGAATCTATTGCTCAATATAGAACATACAAACTGTTGGTtcctattctattatttcaagctctttcaatATAGCTGTTATTAATGATTGCAGCTACCCTAAATTGGAAAGGATGTTTCAATTGTGTTGGAAaaatttctcagtttgaggctggagagatggctcagcagggtcaaaccctggccacatttacattggatcagagctTGTTTCTTAGAAACTGTATTTGTAGGCTTACATCTGTTTGtatctccagctctaggggtatgaCACCTATCCTTCTTAAGAGGATGGAATCccaacaaatacatacacacccaataaacataaaaaaaatgctAACATTTTCCTTGTTCACAGGAATAAGTACCACAAGTCAGATTTTAAGTTTCATCACACTGACAGCTATAACCACTCCAGATATTTATCTTGTGGTCTTGAATGCCTTGGTCATTCTCAGGTAGCTGAAAAGGTTAAAAGCTTGATTTTAATCTCCTGAAAAATTAATTTTGCGACTGAGGGAGCCCCTAACAGACCGAGTTACAACGTTGCCACCTCATTGTTCTGATATGTCTTATCTCCTGTCTGATTGGTAGGTGTTTGTGATGACCGCAAAAACAATTTCACCATGGCCCAGAGTAAAGACTTTACCAAGGTCTTTCAGGAGAAGATCTCCAGTGTGAAATCTGGTATCCTCCCTGGTCCTGAGAATTTAAATTTCTTAAGGCTTCTGAGAATGAactgtttttgcttcttttcctaATTATTCTTGGTATGATCAGAAGTTTGTACTGCTCTAGGGAGCACAAACTTATGTTGTTCAGTGCTTGGCCCTCACCTGTGTAGGACCCAAGGTAGCAAAGCATATATCTCCAAAGTAAAATGGAATGACATGCAATATATCTGCTCTTTATAAAAATTTCctccttgaaaatatttaattatagcaATGCATTCTCATTTGTTCAGATAGGGAAATATAGagagggattctgttcttatCCAAAGTTAAAAGTATTAAgtaagaaggagcagagagtaacAGTTTGATCAGGACCATATTAACACTTTAAACAGTTTAGGGAAGATGGGTTGCATCAGTTTTAGACCAGCGTGCAGCAGGAGGCAGTTATATACAAGAGAAGAGAGGGTTATGAGTAATTCATTTACTCTGTCAGGCAGATtccaaccagaaatcatttcatatcaacaaatatgaactcttttaaaattacagcaatgagcaccacaccttgttcatacaagatattgaaaacatatttatgaaATGAAGTACTTAATGGTATTAGTGAAGCTGTCTTCTGTGTTTCAAATTTTGTAGCGACTCTGGTTTAAAACAGTGGAAGAGCTCAAGACAAGGATTCTtaggatctctgaagatcaacagtaaggGAGAAATAGTAGGGAAACCTGCAGCCAAAATCTCACCAAGAAGCCGTatgaataaattataatgtataaaaaaggtatgaaagatgatacaaataaaatttagaagataaaagctaacaaatgtgaccaccagcatcaGGATAGTATTGGTTGCTCTGGACTCAGCTTGGCCTCTGGGGTtctgattgggagtgaggatgtgctgcattcgctggcgatgtctatggaggagaagtaccatggagacactggtccagaccatgatgctcatgaatgtggcatcatgGGAAAACTGCAAGAAGACAATTCTTACAGtgaatccagaagtggaacagaaaaacttgcttttagagtcagtgttattgtctgttatctgtggaccagtgaccttaattggaatgtgaatgttacttaagacactgaaaaaccaacaacCGTAACAAGAATAACTCACCAAATTTGGGACACTTGCTCTGAGTAGAAGTTTACCTCTACTAATAGGAACCAGAGTGACAAACTGATGCatactcaggacacaggtggaacacaaatTTGTGCTTCTTGTCACCAGGTGACTgaagaattttaatttacatttcagttCAGTTGGAGGGTTTCTTGGAGCAAAAGCcatcatgttgtttggaaatacagtgaggaatagagtcaaggcattggccacagccatgtggcttagaatcacctgtctgggcctctgtttagaaccagtcaagactggagagaaattatggacaaacagaaagTCATTGGCCATGGtcccaaccccaaactggcaaagcaaaatgatctgaagagccacttcctcagtggttttcaggGATTTACCACGAACAGACATGGAGAGGGCTTTACAGGACCCTCGAGTCTTGATTAGTAGGACACTACTCTTCTCTGGGCTCTGTTCTattgtccacacttaccaattgatttgaGACAATTTCTTAACTTGATAAGCGAGACACTATTCTCTCACACCACAGGAACATTGTCTGGAAAACAATGCATGTACAGTAACTCAGAatgttattttatactttttgaaTTACTCTGCCTTGAGATCCATTTTGTACTGAAGCTACGTCTTTATTGGTTCAGTAGATCAGGAAtacaataacacacattttaacacacCGTGAGCTTTGCATATGAATACAGACATGAAAGAGACGAGTTTGAGTCTGTGATTCCATGATCAGAATTCAATACAattggaagggaggggaggcttCAAATGGGATGTAAcacaatcaataaaaattaaaagaatatacaaatgcagcataaaaaataatgaattgaATTACCTTATGTAATAGTAACATGGTAAAAATAATGTGTATGGGAATAACATGTAAGACTGTACATAATAATAAAGTTGTGTAAGTGAATTCAGTTGTAGAAAGATAAGTTGAGgacttttgagaaaattttatactacTTATCCAcatgccaaaaaacaaaacaaaacaaaacaaaaaaaaacaaaacaaaacaaaacaaaacaaaacaaacccaccatATATTTCTGGCAAAACCACCTGTGTCACGATCACAGAAATGAACATAGGCTTACATATGTGTCCCCCATGTGAAAAAAATCCCCACCTGCTAACAAGTTTCATTGTTTCATAATTTTCTCCAGATTCCCTCCAAAGTTACTAACACAATCACTGTTACACCCTTTGCAAGCTGATGCTTAGTCTGCATTTTACatgtttatatgttttctataGGAACACAAGGGCCTCCATCCACCAGATAAAATTCATTAtcacattcacatgcatatgttacactgaatgctgttttctgctaagtactaatctaggaca
This Mus musculus strain C57BL/6J chromosome 7, GRCm38.p6 C57BL/6J DNA region includes the following protein-coding sequences:
- the Gm10665 gene encoding vomeronasal 1 receptor Vmn1r150; translated protein: MSVRGKSLKTTEEVALQIILLCQFGVGTMANDFLFVHNFSPVLTGSKQRPRQVILSHMAVANALTLFLTVFPNNMMAFAPRNPPTELKCKLKFFSHLVTRSTNLCSTCVLSMHQFVTLVPISRGKLLLRASVPNLVSYSCYGCWFFSVLSNIHIPIKVTGPQITDNNTDSKSKFFCSTSGFTVRIVFLQFSHDATFMSIMVWTSVSMVLLLHRHRQRMQHILTPNQNPRGQAESRATNTILMLVVTFVSFYLLNFICIIFHTFFIHYNLFIRLLGEILAAGFPTISPLLLIFRDPKNPCLELFHCFKPESLQNLKHRRQLH